One window from the genome of Archaeoglobus neptunius encodes:
- a CDS encoding enoyl-CoA hydratase-related protein, whose product MKNLVYEEFGKVGVITLNRPETRNALSMDLLAELEELIGRVSAERRVRVVVIRGAGKAFSSGHDLKEILNQHPIEVERLFNQCYRVMQAIRDAPQPYIAQVHGVATAAGCQLVAACDMAVAAKSALFATPGVKIGLFCFTPVTFVSRAVGRKKAFEMGFTGEFITADEAMRFGLVNKVVEDDRLEEETMNLAEKVAGYSLNVLESGKRFFYKQLFMEDFQALAYATEAISLYSSTEDAREGISAFFEKRTPVW is encoded by the coding sequence ATGAAAAATCTGGTCTACGAGGAATTCGGAAAGGTGGGTGTAATAACCCTGAACCGCCCTGAAACGAGAAACGCACTGTCAATGGACCTTCTTGCAGAGCTTGAAGAGCTGATTGGTAGAGTTTCCGCTGAAAGAAGGGTGAGGGTTGTCGTAATCAGAGGAGCCGGAAAGGCGTTCTCTTCCGGTCACGACCTTAAAGAGATTCTGAACCAGCATCCGATCGAGGTGGAGCGTCTTTTTAACCAGTGCTACAGGGTGATGCAGGCTATTAGAGACGCTCCTCAGCCGTATATAGCCCAGGTACATGGTGTTGCAACTGCAGCAGGCTGTCAGCTTGTTGCAGCATGTGATATGGCTGTTGCTGCAAAATCGGCACTCTTTGCCACACCGGGTGTTAAAATCGGTCTTTTCTGCTTCACTCCAGTAACCTTCGTTAGCAGGGCTGTTGGAAGAAAGAAGGCATTCGAGATGGGATTCACCGGGGAGTTCATAACAGCAGATGAAGCCATGCGGTTTGGGCTGGTCAACAAAGTTGTTGAGGACGACAGGCTTGAAGAGGAAACAATGAATCTGGCAGAAAAAGTGGCAGGGTACAGTCTGAACGTACTTGAATCCGGAAAAAGGTTTTTTTACAAGCAGCTCTTTATGGAGGACTTTCAGGCTCTGGCATACGCAACGGAGGCGATCTCACTTTACAGCTCGACAGAGGATGCGAGAGAGGGGATATCGGCGTTCTTCGAGAAGAGAACGCCGGTGTGGTAG